One genomic segment of Arachis duranensis cultivar V14167 chromosome 4, aradu.V14167.gnm2.J7QH, whole genome shotgun sequence includes these proteins:
- the LOC107482333 gene encoding protein PUTATIVE RECOMBINATION INITIATION DEFECT 1 isoform X2, with protein MKTQNDDVRLNCIALLTMLAQGHLLREESAYDTCHLSYSDGADSEENIEGAKEMSLVNLLAEAIKGPLLSSNSQVQISTLDLLFHYLSSIGTLDNQIHVMVEENIADYVFEVLRLSDCKDPVVRMCLQVLDFLSTAKEAFKLRLVIGFHTLIPVLHYVAEVPFHPAQYQTVKLIYECISECPGAVSSSQMEELVLVLIKMLKKNSNGEMGMTPDTFIMACSVFVALIRSPSCNGDLDLPKSVEDAVKHAALACICISERDINQILQCLYLLKEAYAYSHDGNTINSSKLTLRSCILDICRTHLLPWLISGIHEMEEEIVLAVLETFHLILLHSSNDAMEFAESLISSSWFSFSFGCLGLFTGDRMKYRVYLLLSSLIDSLLGNDSGQPIRDAALDLPSDPVDLLFLLGQRSNNLNLPSCQTAILLIMYTSTLYDERIADEKLALASLEQYILLNRSDFQDPTNDNLIVTQLVNLFGLLRGLGKMNHEIHYSREAEEILFRLIKNDEWDLLSARIHTVSLRWLFQQENIVESLGHQILAFCRSYNLEGGDIIIGNIYQTIDVQTLAELVSEKDNYGARLFVCLLAQLFEEEGQEHDVISVLNLMATLIHICPAASDQLSLHGIGSTIRTWCYSSNTFSETTFMSILLLVFNISSSVHPEALSADQSWIAVTMKMMEYSIPAENSDVLSNESLFVIGILSLILHLSTSKALEEASKTILFNTSIISVVNTAVCAAATKGPALVDHDEGTSTGETLIFVLLLHYFAIRSLHATVQGVVDWQNFFVSTNPAEPLPFIGIHCHDLCRILHFGSPVVKIIASYSLLELFNRLSNQINNTHEELKCSVGYLMSIKSILEGLVFYADARVATNCAVCLSMLLRWEKLENQTKLHEKGNWCRMIMEEMTVSLVSPPLALPSLAKSHRPAIHIATALLKQKEIPRWMRSVFNNSCISGILNSIDASSLSSETLVLLHELLKSDFLSTEQTATISQMLQECRKHIYTNSECLPSEPIKKVLTTPYDLGDVYSYLIDLMSSETYIDMDSWGFHVGNKRLLEEIELFLRTLTVDNRCR; from the exons ATGAAGACTCAAAATGATGATGTTCGCTTGAATTGCATTG CACTTTTGACCATGTTGGCTCAAGGACATCTGCTCAGGGAAGAAAGTGCATATGATACTTGTCACCTTTCTTACTCTGATGGAGCTGACTCTGAAGAAAACATTGAGGGAGCCAAGGAGATGTCTCTGGTTAATCTGCTTGCAGAAGCCATCAAAGGTCCACTGCTTTCATCGAACAGTCAAGTCCAAATCAGCACTCTGGATTTACTATTTCATTATCTGTCTTCAATCGGAACTTTAGACAATCAGATTCATGTCATGGTAGAAGAAAACATTGCAGATTATGTATTTGAAGTATTAAGATTGTCAG ATTGTAAGGATCCTGTAGTTAGGATGTGCCTTCAGGTACTTGATTTTTTATCAACTGCTAAGGAAGCTTTCAAACTAAGGCTTGTTATTGGGTTTCACACTCTGATTCCAGTATTACATTATGTGGCTGAAGTTCCTTTTCACCCAGCTCAATACCAGACTGTGAAGCTCATTTATGAATGCATTTCTGAGTGCCCTGGAGCAGTATCATCTTCTCAAATGGAGGAGTTGGTTCTTGTTTTGATAAAAATGCTTAAAAAGAATTCTAATGGAGAGATGGGTATGACTCCTGATACTTTTATAATGGCTTGCTCAGTCTTTGTGGCCCTTATCAGATCTCCATCTTGTAATGGAGATTTAGATCTGCCAAAATCTGTTGAGGATGCAGTGAAACATGCCGCATTAGCTTGTATCTGCATCTCTGAAAGGGACATTAACCAAATCTTGCAATGTCTGTACCTACTTAAAGAGGCATATGCATACAGTCATGATGGGAACACCATCAACTCTAGTAAGCTGACACTTAGAAGCTGCATTCTAGATATATGTAGAACACATTTGCTTCCTTGGCTCATATCTGGCATCCATGAAATGGAAGAGGAAATTGTCCTGGCTGTGCTTGAAACTTTTCATTTGATACTTTTGCATTCTAGTAATGATGCCATGGAATTTGCAGAGTCCCTGATTTCATCCAGTTGGTTCAGTTTTTCATTTGGATGTTTGGGTTTGTTTACTGGAGATAGGATGAAATATAGAGTATATTTGTTACTCAGCTCACTCATAGATTCTCTCCTGGGAAATGATTCTGGACAACCAATTAGAGATGCTGCATTGGACCTACCATCTGATCCTGTTGACTTACTCTTTCTACTTGGGCAAAGAAGTAACAATTTAAACTTGCCCTCTTGCCAAACTGCTATTTTGCTGATTATGTATACTAGTACACTATATGATGAAAG AATTGCTGATGAGAAGTTGGCTTTAGCTTCCCTTGAACAATATATTCTTCTTAATCGAAGTGATTTTCAAGATCCAACCAATGATAACTTGATAGTAACGCAACTGGTAAATCTGTTCGGATTGTTAAGGGGTCTTGGCAAGATGAACCATGAAATTCATTACAGTCGAGAAGCTGAAGAGATTCTGTTTCGGCTCataaagaatgatgaatgggATTTACTTTCTGCAAGGATTCACACGGTATCATTGAGGTGGTTGTTTCAACAAGAGAATATAGTCGAATCCTTGGGTCATCAGATTTTAGCATTCTGCAGAAGCTACAACTTAGAAGGAGGTGACATAATTATTGGGAACATTTATCAAACTATAGATGTACAGACGCTTGCAGAGTTAGTATCTGAAAAAGATAATTATGGAGCTAGACTTTTTGTATGCTTATTGGCACAGCTCTTTGAGGAAGAAGGTCAAGAACATGATGTGATTTCTGTTCTGAATCTTATGGCAACCTTAATTCACATCTGTCCAGCTGCTTCTGACCAGCTATCTTTGCATGGAATAGGGTCAACAATCAGGACTTGGTGCTATTCAAGCAATACCTTTTCAGAAACAACTTTCATGTCCATCTTGCTTTTAGTTTTTAACATTTCGAGTTCAGTGCATCCTGAAGCACTTTCAGCTGATCAGAGTTGGATTGCAGTAACCATGAAG ATGATGGAGTATTCTATTCCAGCTGAAAATTCTGATGTTTTAAGTAATGAAAGTCTCTTTGTAATTGGTATTCTTTCCTTGATTTTGCATCTTTCCACCAGTAAAGCACTTGAAGAGGCATCAAAGACTATTCTTTTCAATACTAGCATAATATCTGTAGTCAATACTGCAGTCTGTGCTGCTGCAACAAAGGGACCCGCTTTGGTTGACCATGATGAGGGAACAAGCACTGGAGAAACATTAATCTTTGTTCTTTTGCTTCATTACTTCGCTATTAGAAG TTTGCATGCCACTGTTCAAGGGGTTGTGGATTGGCAAAACTTCTTTGTTTCAACAAATCCAGCAGAACCGCTACCCTTCATTGGCATCCACTGCCATGATTTGTGCAGAATTCTGCATTTTGGTTCTCCTGTGGTCAAGATTATTGCTTCTTATAGCCTGTTAGAGTTGTTTAACAGactatcaaatcaaataaacaatacaCATGAAGAGTTGAAATGCTCCGTTGGGTACTTAATGTCCATAAAGAGTATATTGGAAGGCCTAGTTTTTTATGCTGACGCGAGAGTGGCTACAAATTGTGCCGTTTGCCTGTCAATGCTTCTGAGATGGGAAAAGCTGGAAAATCAAACAAAACTACATGAAAAGGGCAACTGGTGCAGAATGATTATGGAAGAGATGACAGTGTCTTTGGTATCTCCTCCTTTAGCATTGCCGTCACTTGCTAAAAGTCATAGACCTGCCATACATATAGCTACTGCTCTGCTGAAACAGAAAGAAATTCCTCGGTGGATGAGATCAGTGTTTAACAATTCATGCATATCTGGCATACTTAATAGCATTGATGCAAGTAGTTTGAGCTCGGAAACTCTGGTTTTACTTCACGAACTACTCAAGTCAGACTTCTTAAGTACTGAGCAAACTGCAACTATAAGTCAAATGCTCCAG GAATGCAGAAAGCACATTTACACAAACTCCGAGTGTCTCCCGTCCGAACCAATAAAGAAGGTCCTCACCACGCCTTATGATCTGGGAGACGTTTACAGTTATCTCATTGATTTAATGTCATCAGAGACATATATAGATATGGATTCATGGGGATTTCATGTGGGTAATAAGAGGCTCTTAGAAGAAATAGAATTGTTTTTGAGGACCCTCACTGTAGATAATAGATGCAGATAG
- the LOC107482333 gene encoding protein PUTATIVE RECOMBINATION INITIATION DEFECT 1 isoform X1 gives MYDSQELDLDFEEEADISCSQGHRSSLNLRTQLGGSICLLCFSNLVSNPLSPTLHVSYALSQIERSLSHPPFLRSVLAFHPHFLLSPLVAALSSFDDEPIATQIIRLIVDLCASDDPSVRQEFIGRVSDKIASGTLAWSSRQLHMIHCLGVLLNCENDDLITHIRDVYSLITILVTGLQLPSDEIRGEILFVLYKLYALKNTSAEGDDTDILVPFCPKLLYLLGDVLMKTQNDDVRLNCIALLTMLAQGHLLREESAYDTCHLSYSDGADSEENIEGAKEMSLVNLLAEAIKGPLLSSNSQVQISTLDLLFHYLSSIGTLDNQIHVMVEENIADYVFEVLRLSDCKDPVVRMCLQVLDFLSTAKEAFKLRLVIGFHTLIPVLHYVAEVPFHPAQYQTVKLIYECISECPGAVSSSQMEELVLVLIKMLKKNSNGEMGMTPDTFIMACSVFVALIRSPSCNGDLDLPKSVEDAVKHAALACICISERDINQILQCLYLLKEAYAYSHDGNTINSSKLTLRSCILDICRTHLLPWLISGIHEMEEEIVLAVLETFHLILLHSSNDAMEFAESLISSSWFSFSFGCLGLFTGDRMKYRVYLLLSSLIDSLLGNDSGQPIRDAALDLPSDPVDLLFLLGQRSNNLNLPSCQTAILLIMYTSTLYDERIADEKLALASLEQYILLNRSDFQDPTNDNLIVTQLVNLFGLLRGLGKMNHEIHYSREAEEILFRLIKNDEWDLLSARIHTVSLRWLFQQENIVESLGHQILAFCRSYNLEGGDIIIGNIYQTIDVQTLAELVSEKDNYGARLFVCLLAQLFEEEGQEHDVISVLNLMATLIHICPAASDQLSLHGIGSTIRTWCYSSNTFSETTFMSILLLVFNISSSVHPEALSADQSWIAVTMKMMEYSIPAENSDVLSNESLFVIGILSLILHLSTSKALEEASKTILFNTSIISVVNTAVCAAATKGPALVDHDEGTSTGETLIFVLLLHYFAIRSLHATVQGVVDWQNFFVSTNPAEPLPFIGIHCHDLCRILHFGSPVVKIIASYSLLELFNRLSNQINNTHEELKCSVGYLMSIKSILEGLVFYADARVATNCAVCLSMLLRWEKLENQTKLHEKGNWCRMIMEEMTVSLVSPPLALPSLAKSHRPAIHIATALLKQKEIPRWMRSVFNNSCISGILNSIDASSLSSETLVLLHELLKSDFLSTEQTATISQMLQECRKHIYTNSECLPSEPIKKVLTTPYDLGDVYSYLIDLMSSETYIDMDSWGFHVGNKRLLEEIELFLRTLTVDNRCR, from the exons ATGTACGATTCGCAGGAACTGGATTTGGATTTCGAAGAAGAAGCTGACATCTCATGCTCCCAGGGCCACCGTTCCTCCTTAAATCTCCGCACTCAGCTCGGCGGCTCCATCTGCCTCCTCTGCTTCTCCAACCTTGTCTCAAACCCTCTCTCCCCAACCCTCCACGTGTCCTATGCTCTCTCCCAGATCGAACGGTCCCTCTCTCACCCTCCCTTCCTCCGATCGGTGCTCGCATTCCACCCTCACTTCCTCCTCTCTCCTCTCGTCGCTGCTCTCTCCTCCTTCGACGATGAGCCCATTGCTACGCAGATTATCCGCCTCATTGTCGATCTCTGCGCCTCCGATGATCCCTCCGTTCGACAAGAGTTCATCGGTCGGGTTTCCGATAAGATTGCCTCCGGTACTCTGGCCTGGAGCTCCCGTCAATTGCACATG ATACACTGCCTTGGGGTTCTTCtgaattgtgaaaatgatgatCTCATAACACATATCAGAGATGTATACAGCCTCATTACCATTCTTGTTACCGGTCTTCAATTGCCAAG TGACGAGATCCGTGGCGAGATCCTTTTTGTCCTTTACAAACTGTATGCTCTTAAGAATACATCTGCTGAGGGAGATGACACTGATATCTTAGTTCCCTTTTGTCCAAAGCTCCTGTACCTATTGGGAGATGTTCTCATGAAGACTCAAAATGATGATGTTCGCTTGAATTGCATTG CACTTTTGACCATGTTGGCTCAAGGACATCTGCTCAGGGAAGAAAGTGCATATGATACTTGTCACCTTTCTTACTCTGATGGAGCTGACTCTGAAGAAAACATTGAGGGAGCCAAGGAGATGTCTCTGGTTAATCTGCTTGCAGAAGCCATCAAAGGTCCACTGCTTTCATCGAACAGTCAAGTCCAAATCAGCACTCTGGATTTACTATTTCATTATCTGTCTTCAATCGGAACTTTAGACAATCAGATTCATGTCATGGTAGAAGAAAACATTGCAGATTATGTATTTGAAGTATTAAGATTGTCAG ATTGTAAGGATCCTGTAGTTAGGATGTGCCTTCAGGTACTTGATTTTTTATCAACTGCTAAGGAAGCTTTCAAACTAAGGCTTGTTATTGGGTTTCACACTCTGATTCCAGTATTACATTATGTGGCTGAAGTTCCTTTTCACCCAGCTCAATACCAGACTGTGAAGCTCATTTATGAATGCATTTCTGAGTGCCCTGGAGCAGTATCATCTTCTCAAATGGAGGAGTTGGTTCTTGTTTTGATAAAAATGCTTAAAAAGAATTCTAATGGAGAGATGGGTATGACTCCTGATACTTTTATAATGGCTTGCTCAGTCTTTGTGGCCCTTATCAGATCTCCATCTTGTAATGGAGATTTAGATCTGCCAAAATCTGTTGAGGATGCAGTGAAACATGCCGCATTAGCTTGTATCTGCATCTCTGAAAGGGACATTAACCAAATCTTGCAATGTCTGTACCTACTTAAAGAGGCATATGCATACAGTCATGATGGGAACACCATCAACTCTAGTAAGCTGACACTTAGAAGCTGCATTCTAGATATATGTAGAACACATTTGCTTCCTTGGCTCATATCTGGCATCCATGAAATGGAAGAGGAAATTGTCCTGGCTGTGCTTGAAACTTTTCATTTGATACTTTTGCATTCTAGTAATGATGCCATGGAATTTGCAGAGTCCCTGATTTCATCCAGTTGGTTCAGTTTTTCATTTGGATGTTTGGGTTTGTTTACTGGAGATAGGATGAAATATAGAGTATATTTGTTACTCAGCTCACTCATAGATTCTCTCCTGGGAAATGATTCTGGACAACCAATTAGAGATGCTGCATTGGACCTACCATCTGATCCTGTTGACTTACTCTTTCTACTTGGGCAAAGAAGTAACAATTTAAACTTGCCCTCTTGCCAAACTGCTATTTTGCTGATTATGTATACTAGTACACTATATGATGAAAG AATTGCTGATGAGAAGTTGGCTTTAGCTTCCCTTGAACAATATATTCTTCTTAATCGAAGTGATTTTCAAGATCCAACCAATGATAACTTGATAGTAACGCAACTGGTAAATCTGTTCGGATTGTTAAGGGGTCTTGGCAAGATGAACCATGAAATTCATTACAGTCGAGAAGCTGAAGAGATTCTGTTTCGGCTCataaagaatgatgaatgggATTTACTTTCTGCAAGGATTCACACGGTATCATTGAGGTGGTTGTTTCAACAAGAGAATATAGTCGAATCCTTGGGTCATCAGATTTTAGCATTCTGCAGAAGCTACAACTTAGAAGGAGGTGACATAATTATTGGGAACATTTATCAAACTATAGATGTACAGACGCTTGCAGAGTTAGTATCTGAAAAAGATAATTATGGAGCTAGACTTTTTGTATGCTTATTGGCACAGCTCTTTGAGGAAGAAGGTCAAGAACATGATGTGATTTCTGTTCTGAATCTTATGGCAACCTTAATTCACATCTGTCCAGCTGCTTCTGACCAGCTATCTTTGCATGGAATAGGGTCAACAATCAGGACTTGGTGCTATTCAAGCAATACCTTTTCAGAAACAACTTTCATGTCCATCTTGCTTTTAGTTTTTAACATTTCGAGTTCAGTGCATCCTGAAGCACTTTCAGCTGATCAGAGTTGGATTGCAGTAACCATGAAG ATGATGGAGTATTCTATTCCAGCTGAAAATTCTGATGTTTTAAGTAATGAAAGTCTCTTTGTAATTGGTATTCTTTCCTTGATTTTGCATCTTTCCACCAGTAAAGCACTTGAAGAGGCATCAAAGACTATTCTTTTCAATACTAGCATAATATCTGTAGTCAATACTGCAGTCTGTGCTGCTGCAACAAAGGGACCCGCTTTGGTTGACCATGATGAGGGAACAAGCACTGGAGAAACATTAATCTTTGTTCTTTTGCTTCATTACTTCGCTATTAGAAG TTTGCATGCCACTGTTCAAGGGGTTGTGGATTGGCAAAACTTCTTTGTTTCAACAAATCCAGCAGAACCGCTACCCTTCATTGGCATCCACTGCCATGATTTGTGCAGAATTCTGCATTTTGGTTCTCCTGTGGTCAAGATTATTGCTTCTTATAGCCTGTTAGAGTTGTTTAACAGactatcaaatcaaataaacaatacaCATGAAGAGTTGAAATGCTCCGTTGGGTACTTAATGTCCATAAAGAGTATATTGGAAGGCCTAGTTTTTTATGCTGACGCGAGAGTGGCTACAAATTGTGCCGTTTGCCTGTCAATGCTTCTGAGATGGGAAAAGCTGGAAAATCAAACAAAACTACATGAAAAGGGCAACTGGTGCAGAATGATTATGGAAGAGATGACAGTGTCTTTGGTATCTCCTCCTTTAGCATTGCCGTCACTTGCTAAAAGTCATAGACCTGCCATACATATAGCTACTGCTCTGCTGAAACAGAAAGAAATTCCTCGGTGGATGAGATCAGTGTTTAACAATTCATGCATATCTGGCATACTTAATAGCATTGATGCAAGTAGTTTGAGCTCGGAAACTCTGGTTTTACTTCACGAACTACTCAAGTCAGACTTCTTAAGTACTGAGCAAACTGCAACTATAAGTCAAATGCTCCAG GAATGCAGAAAGCACATTTACACAAACTCCGAGTGTCTCCCGTCCGAACCAATAAAGAAGGTCCTCACCACGCCTTATGATCTGGGAGACGTTTACAGTTATCTCATTGATTTAATGTCATCAGAGACATATATAGATATGGATTCATGGGGATTTCATGTGGGTAATAAGAGGCTCTTAGAAGAAATAGAATTGTTTTTGAGGACCCTCACTGTAGATAATAGATGCAGATAG
- the LOC107482399 gene encoding protein transport protein SEC23, whose protein sequence is MSEIANTDPEGVDGVRMTWNIWPSTKVEASKCVIPLAATISIIRPHTDIPRLPYSPLRCKTCTSALNPFSRVDFTAKIWICPFCYQRNRFPPHYSQISETNLPGELYPQYTTIEYTVPTVSLDPASLTHSQAPPPPPPPVFVFVLDTCMIAEELEFAKSALRQAIELLPDNALVGFVSFGTQVQVHELGFSDMSKVYVFRGTKEISKDQILDQLGLGRVPQKGLAQGGPGGFVPASSGVSRFLLPASDCEYTLNSLLDELQTDQWPVPPGSRPARCTGVALSVAAGLLGACIPGTGARIIALVGGPCTEGPGTIVSKDLSDPVRSHKDLDKDAAPYFKKAVKFYESIAKQLVSQGHVLDLFASALDQVGVAEMKVAVERTGGLVVLSESFGHSVFRDSFKRVFEDGEQALGLCFNGTLEVNCSKEIKIQGIIGPCTSLEKKGPSVADTVIGEGNTTAWKMCGLDKSTCLTVMFDLSSSDRSNTPNAANQQLYLQFLTSYQSPDGQLVLRVTTVTRRWVDSSVSTEELIQGFDQETAAVVMARYASLKMETEEAFDATRWLDRYLIRVCSKFGDYRKDDPSSFTLNPAFSLFPQFMFNLRRSQFVQVFNNSPDETAYFRMLLNRENISNAAVMIQPSLISYSFNSLPGPALLDVASIAADRILLLDSYFSVVIYHGMTIAQWRNLGYQNQPEHQAFAQLLQAPHHDAQMIIRERFPVPRLVVCDQHGSQARFLLAKLNPSATYNNAHEMAAGSDIIFTDDVSLQVFFEHLQRLAVQS, encoded by the exons ATGTCGGAGATAGCGAACACAGATCCCGAGGGGGTCGACGGAGTGCGGATGACGTGGAACATATGGCCAAGCACGAAGGTCGAAGCGAGCAAGTGCGTGATCCCACTCGCCGCCACAATCTCCATCATACGCCCTCACACCGACATCCCCCGCCTCCCATACTCCCCGTTACGCTGCAAAACCTGCACCTCCGCCCTCAACCCCTTCTCGCGCGTCGACTTCACCGCCAAGATCTGGATCTGCCCCTTCTGCTACCAGCGCAACCGCTTCCCCCCTCACTACTCCCAAATTTCCGAAACCAACCTCCCCGGTGAGCTCTACCCTCAGTACACTACCATCGAGTACACCGTCCCAACCGTCTCGTTAGACCCCGCTTCCCTAACGCACTCACAGGCGCCTCCGCCGCCTCCTCCGCCGGTCTTTGTATTCGTCCTTGATACCTGTATGATCGCTGAGGAATTGGAATTCGCAAAGTCCGCCCTCCGGCAGGCGATCGAGCTGCTCCCGGATAATGCCCTCGTCGGATTCGTCTCGTTCGGGACGCAGGTGCAGGTCCATGAATTGGGATTCAGTGATATGTCTAAAGTTTATGTGTTCCGTGGAACGAAGGAGATTTCCAAGGACCAGATTTTGGACCAGCTGGGACTTGGAAGGGTGCCTCAGAAGGGATTGGCGCAGGGCGGCCCCGGTGGTTTCGTTCCGGCTTCTTCTGGCGTTTCGCGGTTCTTGCTGCCTGCTTCGGACTGCGAATACACTCTCAATTCG CTACTAGATGAGTTGCAGACTGACCAATGGCCTGTTCCACCAGGCAGTCGTCCAGCACGGTGCACTGGTGTGGCTTTGAGTGTTGCGGCGGGTTTGCTTGGTGCTTGTATTCCTGGGACAGGGGCTAGAATCATTGCGTTGGTTGGAGGTCCTTGCACTGAAGGACCTGGCACG ATTGTGTCAAAGGATCTATCTGACCCAGTGCGTTCTCATAAAGATCTTGATAAAGATGCAGCACCATACTTTAAGAAGGCAGTCAAATTTTATGAGAGTATTGCCAAACAGCTGGTTAGCCAGGGTCATGTTTTAGATCTTTTTGCCTCTGCACTTGATCAG GTTGGAGTTGCGGAAATGAAAGTCGCAGTTGAAAGAACTGGTGGCCTTGTTGTCTTGTCTGAAAGTTTTGGTCATTCAGTCTTTAGGGACTCTTTTAAGCGTGTTTTTGAGGATGGGGAACAAGCTCTTGGTCTCTGTTTCAA TGGTACCCTTGAGGTAAATTGTTCAAAGGAAATCAAAATTCAGGGAATAATTGGACCTTGCACATCATTGGAAAAG AAAGGGCCTTCTGTTGCTGACACTGTAATAGGAGAGGGGAATACAACAGCATGGAAGATGTGTGGTCTTGACAAGAGTACGTGCTTGACAGTGATGTTTGATCTTTCATCAAGTGACCGGTCAAACACACCAAATGCTGCCAACCAACAGCTGTACCTGCAGTTTCTTACAAG CTATCAGAGCCCAGATGGTCAATTAGTGCTTCGAGTCACAACAGTAACTAGAAGATGGGTAGATAGTTCTGTTAGCACTGAG GAACTGATTCAAGGATTTGACCAAGAAACTGCTGCCGTGGTAATGGCTAGATATGCTTCTCTGAAAATGGAGACTGAG GAAGCATTTGATGCCACACGGTGGTTGGATCGATACCTCATTCGCGTCTGTTCTAAATTTGGTGACTATCGCAAGGATGATCCATCATCTTTTACATTAAACCCTGCATTTTCACTCTTCCCCCAATTTATGTTTAATCTGCGGCGGTCACAGTTTGTACAG GTTTTCAACAACAGTCCAGATGAGACTGCCTACTTCCGCATGTTGTTAAACAGAGAAAATATTAGTAATGCTGCTGTCATGATTCAGCCATCGTTAATATCATATTCATTCAATTCACTACCTGGCCCTGCCTTATTAGATGTAGCATCCATCGCTGCAGACCGCATTCTGTTGTTAGATTCATATTTTAGTGTGGTAATTTATCACGGGATGACAATAGCTCAGTGGCGCAACTTGGGATACCAGAACCAACCAGAACACCAG GCATTTGCACAACTATTACAAGCTCCACATCATGATGCCCAAATGATAATTAGAGAACGTTTCCCTGTTCCTAGATTGGTAGTGTGCGATCAACATGGTTCCCAG GCTAGATTTTTATTAGCGAAGCTGAATCCATCAGCAACATATAATAATGCACACGAGATGGCTGCGGGTTCAGACATAATCTTCACTGATGATGTGAGTCTTCAAGTTTTCTTTGAGCATCTCCAAAGGCTGGCTGTCCAATCTTAA
- the LOC107482398 gene encoding pentatricopeptide repeat-containing protein At4g14190, chloroplastic has protein sequence MNSLTQACSHSHHFHFHPNCFTNTIHTETKSSKNKTIFFFFKPFSKFQSLTTQAHLASSIHPLSPPPPPPSTNNAVLDSKHTTLLVEAYHVHRGLGILLRKLDSVDGDPLRILTEDGDWPKEYFWAVVKFLKNASRFSEILQVFDMWKNIEKSRISELNYNKIISLLVEGGMMEGAMSTLQGMKIHGLKPSLDTYNPIIHGFSREGKFGEALCFLDEMKEFDLEPDTETYDGLIRAYGKFKMYDEIGKCVKKMELVGCSPDHITYNILIQEYSRGGVLQRMEKLYQRMISKRMRLQSSTLIAMLDAYTTFGMVEKMEMFYRKLLNSKTRLDDDLIRKVAEVYIKNYMFSRLEDLGLDLRSAFGESDLVWCLRLLSYACLLSRKGMDIIVQEMRDAKVHWNVTTANIIMLAYVKMRDFKRLRILLSLFPMYRVKPDIVTVGILFDANRIGFDGSGTLEAWRRMRYHYRVVEMETDSLVLTAFGKGHFLKSCEEMYSSLHPEYRERKTWTYHDLITLVSMYSGK, from the exons atgaattcttTGACACAAGCTTGTTCTCACAGCCACCATTTCCATTTCCACCCCAATTGCTTCACAAACACCATACATACCGAAACTAAGAGCAGCAAAAACAAaaccatctttttcttcttcaaacctttttcaaaattccaaTCCCTCACAACCCAAGCTCACCTTGCTTCCTCTATCCACCCACTGTCgccaccgccaccgccaccATCCACTAACAATGCTGTTTTGGACTCAAAGCACACCACCCTTCTTGTGGAAGCTTACCATGTTCACCGTGGACTGGGAATCTTGCTCCGGAAACTTGATAGCGTAGATGGTGACCCTCTTAGGATTCTTACTGAAGACGGTGATTGGCCCAAAGAATACTTTTGGGCTGTTGTCAAGTTCCTCAAGAATGCATCAAGGTTTTCGGAAATCCTTCAG GTGTTTGACATGTGGAAGAACATTGAGAAATCACGGATTAGTGAGTTAAACTATAACAAGATAATATCCTTGTTAGTTGAAGGAGGGATGATGGAAGGTGCCATGTCTACATTGCAAGGGATGAAAATTCATGGTCTCAAGCCTTCTTTGGACACCTACAATCCGATCATCCACGGTTTCTCCAGAGAAGGTAAATTCGGCGAAGctttgtgttttcttgatgagatgaaagaatttgatttagagcCAGACACCGAGACTTATGACGGGTTAATACGAGCTTATGGTAAGTTTAAAATGTATGATGAGATTGGTAAGTGTGTGAAAAAGATGGAGTTGGTTGGTTGTTCTCCTGATCATATCACTTATAATATACTCATACAAGAGTATTCACGCGGTGGGGTACTCCAAAGGATGGAAAAACTATATCAAAGAATGATTTCGAAAAGAATGCGTTTGCAATCTTCAACATTGATTGCAATGCTCGATGCTTACACCACATTTGGTATGGTTGAAAAGATGGAAATGTTTTATAGAAAATTGCTGAACTCAAAAACACGTCTAGATGATGATTTGATACGAAAAGTGGCTGAGGTTTATATCAAGAACTACATGTTTTCTAGGTTAGAGGACCTTGGACTAGATTTACGTTCAGCATTCGGTGAATCTGACCTTGTATGGTGCCTTCGCCTCCTTTCTTATGCATGTCTTCTGAGTCGAAAAGGCATGGATATAATTGTTCAAGAAATGCGAGATGCCAAGGTTCATTGGAATGTTACCACTGCCAATATCATCATGCTGGCTTATGTGAAGATGAGAGATTTCAAGAGGTTGAGAATTTTGCTATCGCTATTCCCAATGTATCGAGTGAAGCCTGATATAGTCACTGTTGGAATTTTATTCGATGCAAACAGAATCGGCTTTGATGGCAGTGGAACTTTAGAAGCATGGAGAAGAATGCGGTATCATTACCGAGTTGTAGAAATGGAAACAGATTCTCTGGTTCTTACTGCATTTGGTAAAGGCCATTTTCTAAAAAGCTGCGAAGAAATGTACTCTTCCCTTCACCCAGAGTATAGAGAAAGGAAAACATGGACATATCATGACCTTATTACTTTAGTATCAATGTATAGTGGCAAGTAA